One Gavia stellata isolate bGavSte3 chromosome 34, bGavSte3.hap2, whole genome shotgun sequence DNA window includes the following coding sequences:
- the LOC132320224 gene encoding olfactory receptor 10AG1-like — MPQRQGLQNHTAGHGFLLLGFSDHANLQDLHFTVFLFIYLMVLVGNGLIVLITGVDPSLHSPMYFFLRNLSFLEICYTSITLPKMLLAFLTEDGRISFLGCAAQLYFLVLLGSTESLLLAAMAYDRYVAICDPLHYTLIMNGGLCVRLVVGSWVAVIPVQVGQTYQVFTLPFCASRDLHHFFCDVPPLLELACADTFWNQVMLHTIILVFAVLPFSLIVFSYTQIVRAMLKMPSVLGRHKAFSTCSSHLGVVTLFYGSVMVVYFKRRSGDSADTDKYLALSYTIVTPMLNPVIYSLKNKEVRRALKRLLWRK, encoded by the coding sequence ATGCCCCAAAGACAAGGCTTGCAGAATCACACAGCCGGACATGGATTTCTTCTTCTGGGATTTTCTGACCATGCCAACCTGCAAGACTTGCACTTCACAGTCTTCCTGTTCATCTATCTCATGGTCCTCGTAGGGAATGGCCTCATCGTGCTCATCACTGGGGTAGACCCAagcctccacagccccatgtatTTCTTCCTGAGGAACTTATCCTTCCTGGAAATCTGCTATACATCAATCACTCTGCCCAAAatgctgctggctttcctgaCGGAAGATGGCAGGATCTCTTTCCTTGGCTGTGCTGCCCAGCTgtatttcctggttttgctggGCAGCACCGAAAGCCTTCTCCTGGCTGCCATGGCCTACGATCGCTATGTAGCCATCTGTGACCCCCTGCACTATACCCTCATCATGAATGGGGGGCTCTGTGTCAGACTAGTAGTGGGGTCATGGGTGGCTGTCATACCAGTACAAGTAGGGCAGACTTACCAGGTGTTCACTTTGCCCTTCTGTGCATCCCGTGACCTTCAtcacttcttctgtgatgtCCCCCCTCTGTTGGAACTGGCCTGTGCAGACACTTTCTGGAATCAAGTGATGCTACACACCATTATCCTGGTATTTGCagtccttcccttttccttgatAGTTTTTTCTTACACTCAAATTGTCAGGGCTATGCTGAAAATGCCTTCAGTTCTGGGCagacacaaagccttttccacctgctcCTCACACCTTGGCGTGGTGACTCTCTTCTATGGCTCGGTCATGGTTGTGTACTTTAAACGACGGTCAGGTGACTCTGCAGATACTGACAAATACCTTGCCCTGTCTTACACAATTGTGACCCCCATGCTTAACCCTGTCATCTATAGTCTAAAGAATAAGGAAGTGAGACGTGCCCTGAAGAGACTCCTGTGGAGAAAGTGA